A window from Cryptomeria japonica chromosome 1, Sugi_1.0, whole genome shotgun sequence encodes these proteins:
- the LOC131075727 gene encoding type I inositol polyphosphate 5-phosphatase 4, whose translation MKFSIAKKSKLVARKWLNLKSKADEFYADDIFEGPLLRKTEYGTPVRLEPYASQGTGLKNISIFVATWNVGGITPYNGLNLDDWLHSSCPADIYVLGFQEIVPLNAGNILGVEDNGPAAKWLALIRQTLNSSKRSYSSDESNYSLVASKQMVGMFLCVWVRSDLRQHVRDLRVSCVGRGLMGYFGNKGSISISMSFQGTSFCFVCSHLASGEKGCDMIRRNYDVMEILKRTHFPQMDKILREKTSESILEHDRVIWLGDLNYRLALQHADTKKLVEKNDWEALLHKDQLLIEKKTGNIFEGWNEGNIYFPPTYKYCKNSDQYAGENSVSRTKGRTPAWCDRILWYGKGLRQLCYVRGESKFSDHRPVYSIFMADIKMLDKIN comes from the exons ATGAAGTTTTCTATTGCCAAGAAGAGCAAG TTAGTGGCCAGGAAATGGCTGAATTTAAAGAGCaaagcagatgagttctatgctgatgacatttttgaag GACCTTTGTTGAGGAAAACTGAATATGGCACACCAGTAAGGCTGGAGCCATATGCATCCCAAGGCACTGGCCTTAAAAATATAAG CATATTTGTTGCGACATGGAATGTAGGAGGTATAACACCATACAATGGACTCAACTTGGATGATTGGCTGCATTCATCATGTCCAGCAGATATCTATGTTCTGGG ATTTCAGGAAATTGTGCCTTTGAATGCTGGGAACATCTTGGGTGTTGAAGACAATGGCCCTGCTGCAAAATGGCTGGCCCTTATTCGCCAAACATTGAACAGTAGCA aaagatcttattcaagtgaCGAGTCAAATTACAGTTTGGTAGCCAGCAAGCAGATGGTTGGCATGTTTCTCTGTGTTTGGGTGCGAAGTGATCTGAGACAGCATGTCAGAGATTTAAGAGTCTCTTGTGTTGGTCGAGGGCTAATGGGCTACTTTGGCAACAAG GGCTCTATTTCCATCAGTATGTCATTCCAAGGGACAAGCTTCTGCTTTGTTTGCAGTCATTTGGCCTCGGGAGAGAAGGGATGTGATATGATACGCAGGAATTATGATGTCATGGAGATTCTAAAGAGGACCCACTTTCCACAAATGGACAAGATTTTACGAGAGAAAACTTCAGAAAGCATTTTGGAGCATGA TCGGGTAATTTGGCTTGGGGATTTGAACTATCGCCTTGCACTTCAACATGCAGACACTAAAAAACTTGTGGAGAAAAATGACTGGGAAGCTCTGTTGCATAAAGACCAG CttctaattgaaaagaaaacagGGAATATATTCGAAGGATGGAATGAAGGCAATATATATTTCCCTCCTACGTACAAGTACTGCAAAAATTCAGACCAGTATGCAGGAGAAAACAGTGTATCAAGAACAAAAGGGCGGACACCAGCATG GTGTGATCGTATTCTTTGGTATGGCAAAGGCTTAAGACAGCTCTGTTATGTACGTGGAGAATCAAAGTTCTCTGACCACCGTCCTGTTTACTCAATTTTTATGGCTGACATAAAAATGCTcgacaaaataaattaa
- the LOC131856054 gene encoding type IV inositol polyphosphate 5-phosphatase 7-like, producing MRYSLSERSYSSEENSSEESNYSLVASKQMVGMFLCVWVRSDLRQHVRDLRVSCVGRGLMGYLGNKGSISISMSFQGTSFCFVCSHLASGEKGCDMIRRNYDVMEIIKRTHFPQMDKILGKKTSESILEHDRVIWLGDLNYRLALQHADTKKLVEKNDWEALLHKDQLLIEKKTGNIFEGWNEGNIYFPPTYKYCKNSDHYAGENSVSRTKGRTPAWCDRILWYGKGLRQLCYVCGESKISDHRPVYSIFMAEIKMLDKIN from the exons ATGAGATATTCCCTATcagaaagatcttattcaagtgaGGAGAATTCAAGTGAAGAGTCAAATTACAGTTTGGTAGCCAGCAAGCAAATGGTTGGCATGTTTCTCTGTGTTTGGGTGAGAAGTGATCTGAGACAGCATGTCAGAGATTTAAGAGTCTCTTGTGTTGGTCGAGGGCTAATGGGCTACCTTGGCAACAAG GGCTCTATTTCCATCAGTATGTCATTCCAAGGTACAAGCTTCTGCTTTGTTTGCAGTCATTTGGCCTCGGGAGAGAAGGGATGTGATATGATACGCAGGAATTATGATGTCATGGAGATTATAAAGAGGACCCACTTTCCACAAATGGACAAGATTTTAGGAAAGAAAACTTCAGAAAGCATTTTGGAGCATGA CCGAGTAATTTGGCTTGGGGATTTGAACTATCGCCTTGCACTTCAACATGCAGACACTAAAAAACTTGTGGAGAAAAATGACTGGGAAGCTCTGTTGCATAAAGACCAG CttctaattgaaaagaaaacagGGAATATATTCGAAGGATGGAATGAAGGCAATATATATTTCCCTCCTACTTACAAGTACTGCAAAAATTCAGACCACTATGCAGGAGAAAACAGTGTATCAAGAACAAAAGGGAGGACACCAGCATG GTGTGATCGTATTCTTTGGTATGGAAAAGGCTTAAGACAGCTCTGTTATGTATGTGGAGAATCAAAGATCTCTGACCACCGTCCtgtatactcaatttttatggctGAGATAAAAATGCTagacaaaataaattaa